A section of the Oreochromis niloticus isolate F11D_XX linkage group LG9, O_niloticus_UMD_NMBU, whole genome shotgun sequence genome encodes:
- the LOC109197590 gene encoding uncharacterized protein LOC109197590 isoform X1: MPEHSGILVWFVYTTRRGAYKAFPLPYLGASDHITVMLMPAYRPLVKVTKPVRKRIQVWPEGASEALQDCFNITDWSMFKQAATYNNTTDLQEYAETVTAYINKCIEDVTVTKTITVRANQKPWMTGEVYRLLKARNVAFRDGDEASLRTARANLSRGIREAKRQYSRKISHHFKDSRDSRSLWRGIQTITDYKPPPQTCDSTIPLLNELNTFFARFEVQNSTTAQKTPPPPGDQVMTLSPDSVRRSLSRINARKAPGPDNIPGRVLRDCAVELTDVFTDIFNISLIQAVVPTCFKATTIIPVPKKSSPSCFNDYRPVALTPILMKCFERLVMQHIKTVLPPSLDPFQFAYRPNRSTDDAISTALHSALTHLDKKDSYV, translated from the coding sequence atgccagaacactctggaattttggtttggtttgtttaCACCACCCGGAGAGGAGCTTACAAAGCTTTTCCCCTCCCCTACCTCGGCGCCTCAGACCATATCACTGTCATGCTAATGCCTGCTTACAGACCGCTCGTTAAAGTCACCAAACCGGTTCGTAAGCGGATACAAGTGTGGCCAGAAGGGGCTTCAGAGGCTTTACAGGACTGTTTTAACATCACAGACTGGAGCATGTTTAAGCAGGCTGCCACCTATAACAACACCACTGACCTCCAGGAGTACGCAGAGACTGTTACTGCCTACATCAACAAGTGTATTGAGGATGTAACAGTCACGAAAACCATAACTGTCCGGGCCAATCAAAAACCATGGATGACAGGAGAGGTCTACAGGCTGCTGAAAGCTCGGAATGTTGCCTTCAGAGATGGAGACGAGGCGAGCCTGAGGACAGCTAGGGCCAACCTTTCCCGTGGTATCAGAGAGGCTAAGAGACAGTACTCCAGGAAAATATCTCATCACTTCAAAGACAGCAGAGACTCACGGAGCCTGTGGCGGGGCATTCAGACCATCACAGATTACAAGCCCCCACCACAGACCTGTGATAGCACTATCCCCCTGCTGAACGAGCTGAACACTTTCTTTGCTCGCTTTGAAGTCCAAAACAGCACCACTGCACAGAAGACCCCACCCCCTCCTGGTGACCAGGTGATGACTCTGTCCCCGGACAGCGTGAGGAGATCTCTCAGCAGGATCAATGCACGTAAAGCTCCGGGTCCTGACAACATTCCTGGTCGTGTACTGAGAGACTGTGCAGTGGAACTCACTGatgtcttcacagacatcttcAATATATCACTTATCCAGGCTGTCGTCCCCACATGTTTTAAAGCCACCACAATCATTCCGGTTCCAAAAAAGTCATCTCCCTCCTGCTTTaatgactaccgtcctgttgcacttacTCCCATCCTGATGAAGTGCTTCGAACGACTAGTCATGCAACACATCAAGACTGTCCTGCCCCCCTCCCTGGATCCCTTCCAGTTTGCGTATCGGCCCAACCGCTCAACCGATGATGCTATCTCCACTGCACTCCACTCAGCACTCACACACCTGGACAAAAAAGACTCATATGTTTGA
- the LOC109197590 gene encoding uncharacterized protein LOC109197590 isoform X2, with protein MPNVCVYDFARGLAAHTNLRVPDKLPFHPHEGRLAEPTEENVKAAQDGSLKVNLPWLHERMDSVNENPHPVTGSSDHYVLYDRFHEGNTKDPKDILRRIQLVPELKGWLNSQVVEQFFANMRKNNYFLSNMSPSTHVFLMRNITHHYNTVTNKKLLERQLRHGRLRKINISLLALGQAVVAPQVCNKPRETTEAVLNPAPSMSGDTEPQVRVDNKKANRRSTDATFPDLCGPPCEALTKPENILASRSSWCFVPHPGQQQLLNYVLDISRPKDELIVETSSGCLTRADFWTLGLNKQMESTIGNGCFELITKIVQSKGISIYIENLYVTWTWLAPYGCDPLQSFPTDAQRRTS; from the exons ATGCCAAACGTCTGTGTTTACGATTTTGCGAGGGGTTTGGCAGCACACACCAATTTGCGGGTTCCTGATAAACTGCCATTTCATCCACATGAAGGTCGACTGGCTGAGCCCACTGAGGAAAATGTCAAGGCTGCACAGGATGGAAGCCTGAAAGTGAATCTTCCATGGCTACATGAAAGGATGGATAGTGTAAATGAAAATCCTCATCCTGTCACTGGATCATCTGACCATTATGTCCTGTATGACAGATTTCATGAGGGAAATACAAAAGATCCCAAGGACATATTACGCAGAATTCAACTTGTCCCAGAGCTGAAAGGCTGGCTGAACAGTCAAGTTGTTGAACAGTTCTTTGCAAACATGAGGAAAAACAATTactttttaagtaacatgagtcCATCCACACATGTGTTTCTGATGAGAAATATAACTCATCATTATAACACTGTCACCAACAAGAAACTTCTGGAGAGGCAGCTAAGACATGGTCGACTTAGAAAGATCAATATCTCATTGTTGGCACTGGGTCAAGCTGTCGTAG CCCCACAGGTGTGCAATAAACCCAGAGAAACCACAGAAGCGGTGTTGAACCCAGCACCTTCAATGTCTGGTGACACTG AACCTCAGGTAAGAGTTGACAACAAGAAAGCCAATAGAAGGTCAACAGATGCAACTTTTCCTGACCTGTGTGGACCACCGTGCGAAGCTCTGACAAAGCCTGAGAACATTTTGGCCAGCCGTTCATCCTGGTGTTTTGTACCGCACCCTGGCCAACAACAGCTT ctcaacTATGTTCTGGACATCAGCAGACCCAAAGATGAGCTGATTGTTGAAACGTCTTCTGGATGCCTCACACGGGCAGATTTTTGGACACTGggtttaaacaaacaaatggaaTCGACT attGGAAATGGCTGTTTTGAGCTTATCACTAAAATTGTTCAGTCAAAG GGGATAAGCATTTACATAGAAAATCTGTATGTCACCTGGACTTGGCTTGCACCCTATGGCTGTGATCCATTGCAGTCCTTTCCT ACTGATGCTCAAAGGAGGACATCATAG